A genomic window from Salvia splendens isolate huo1 chromosome 11, SspV2, whole genome shotgun sequence includes:
- the LOC121756562 gene encoding ubiquitin domain-containing protein 1-like, which yields MGCAGSREKVVGSGSDTSKKIRKPKPWKHTEAITREQLTQMREEFWDTAPHYGGRREIWDALRAAAEADLTLAQAIVDGAGVIVQNPDLTVCYDERGAKYELPKYVVSEPTNLIREN from the exons ATGGGTTGCGCTGGATCGCGGGAGAAAGTAGTTGGCAGTGGCTCAG ATACTTCGAAGAAGATAAGGAAACCAAAGCCATGGAAGCACACAGAAGCAATAACCAGAGAACAGCTAACGCAGATGCGTGAGGAATTCTGGGACACTGCTCCGCACTATGGAGGAAGGAGAG AGATCTGGGATGCTCTCCGGGCTGCAGCTGAAGCTGATTTGACTCTTGCCCAAGCAATTGTGGACGGTGCTGGCGTTATTGTTCAAAATCCTGACTTAACAGTCTGCTACGACGAAAGAG GTGCCAAATATGAGTTGCCCAAATATGTTGTGAGTGAGCCTACAAATCTGATCCGCGAGAACTGA
- the LOC121756503 gene encoding ER lumen protein-retaining receptor A-like codes for MNIFRFIGDMTHLVSILVLLLKIYATKSCSGISLKTQELYAIVFLTRYLDLFTEFISVYNSIMKIVFIASSLAIVWYMRFHLVIRRSYDRDLDTFRHYFMVGACFLLALLINEKFSFEEIFWAFSIYLEAVAILPQLVLLQRSGNVDNLAGKYIFFLGAYRAFYILNWIYRYFTEDHFSRWIACVSGLVQTALYADFFYYYFISWKNNSKLKLPA; via the exons ATGAATATTTTCAGATTTATCGGCGACATGACGCACTTGGTCAGCATTTTAGTGCTTCTCCTCAAAATCTATGCCACCAAATCGTGTTCAG GGATCTCCTTAAAGACTCAGGAACTATATGCAATTGTCTTCTTGACTCGGTACCTCGATTTGTTTACCGAGTTCATTTCGGTTTATAATTCCATAATGAAAATAGTGTTCATTGCAAGCTCTCTGGCAATTGTTTGGTATATGAGGTTTCACCTAGTAATCAGGCGATCCTATGACCGTGACCTGGACACCTTTCGACACTATTTTATGGTGGGAGCATGTTTTCTCTTAGCACTTTTGATTAATGAGAAGTTCTCGTTTGAGGAG ATATTTTGGGCATTTTCAATATACTTAGAGGCTGTAGCAATACTACCACAGTTGGTTCTGTTGCAAAGAAGTGGAAATGTGGACAATCTGGctggaaaatatattttctttcttgg GGCCTATCGAGCATTCTACATCCTAAACTGGATCTATCGCTATTTCACTGAGGATCATTTCAGTAGATGGATTG CTTGCGTCTCCGGTCTTGTCCAAACAGCTCTTTACGCAGACTTCTTTTACTATTACTTTATCAG CTGGAAAAACAACTCAAAGCTTAAATTGCCAGCCTGA
- the LOC121755855 gene encoding protein transport protein Sec61 subunit alpha-like, with protein sequence MGGGFRVLHLVKPFLSFLPEVQTADRKIPFREKVIYTVISLFIFLVCSQLPLYGIHSTTGGDPFYWMRAILASSRGTVMELGITPIVTSGLVMQLLAGSKIIEVDNNVREDRALLNGAQKLLGILIAVGEAVAYVLSGMYGSVGQLGVGNAILIILQLCFAGIIVICLDELLQKGYGLGSGISLFIATNICESIIWKAFSPTTINSGRGAEFEGAVIALFHLLITRTDKVRALREAFYRQNLPNVTNLLATVLIFLIVIYFQGFRVVLPVRSKNSRGQQGSYPIKLFYTSNMPIILQSALVSNLYFISQLLYKKYGGNFLVNLLGTWKDSGYTGQSIPVGGLAYYVTAPSSLADVAANPFHALFYIVFMLSACALFSKTWIEVSGSSARDVAKQLKEQQMVMPGHRDSNLQKELNRYIPTAAAFGGMCIGALTVLADFMGAIGSGTGILLAVTIIYQYFETFEKEKASELGFFGF encoded by the exons ATGGGAGGAGGATTTAGGGTGTTGCATCTTGTGAAGCCGTTCCTTTCGTTTCTGCCCGAAGTTCAAACTGCGGACAGGAAGATTCCGTTTAGAGAGAAAGTTATATACACTGTGATTTCTCTTTTCATATTCTTGGTCTGCAGCCAGCTTCCTCTGTATGGCATACATTCCACTACCGGAGGTGATCCTTTCTACTGGATGCGTGCTATCCTCGCGTCAAGCCGTGGAACTGTCATGGAGTTGGGTATCACACCCATTGTCACATCTGGACTGGTGATGCAGCTCCTGGCTGGGTCGAAAATCATTGAAGTTGACAACAATGTCCGCGAAGACCGGGCGCTATT GAATGGTGCTCAGAAGCTTCTTGGTATCTTGATTGCCGTTGGCGAGGCTGTTGCTTATGTTCTCTCGGGAATGTATGGAAGTGTTGGCCAGCTTGGAGTGGGGAATGCTATTCTGATTATTCTGCAACTGTGCTTTGCTGGTATTATCGTGATTTGCTTAGATGAGCTGCTTCAAAAGGGTTATGGTCTTGGTTCTGGGATTTCCTTGTTCATTGCTACCAATATCTG TGAGAGTATTATCTGGAAAGCTTTCAGCCCTACAACTATCAACAGTGGCAGAGGTGCTGAGTTTGAAGGGGCTGTCATTGCATTGTTCCATTTGCTTATAACTAGAACAGACAAAGTTCGTGCACTTCGAGAGGCATTTTACAGGCAGAATCTTCCTAATGTGACCAATCTTCTTGCTACCGTTCTGATCTTCCTCATCGTGATATATTTCCAAGGCTTTAGAGTGGTGTTGCCTGTGAGATCTAAAAATTCCCGTGGACAACAAGGCTCTTACCCAATTAAGCTTTTCTATACCTCCAACATGCCCATTATTCTTCAGTCTGCCCTTGTATCCAATCTTTACTTCATTTCTCAG TTGCTATACAAGAAATATGGTGGAAATTTCTTGGTCAACTtgttgggcacatggaaggattcTGGATATACAGGCCAATCGATTCCAGTTGGCGGCCTTGCTTACTATGTCACTGCTCCATCAAG CTTAGCAGATGTGGCAGCAAATCCTTTCCACGCGCTTTTCTATATAGTATTCATGCTATCTGCGTGTGCCCTGTTCTCAAAGACCTGGATTGAAGTTTCCGGATCCTCTGCCAGAGATGTCGCTAAGCAGCTAAAG GAGCAACAAATGGTTATGCCTGGACACAGGGACTCAAATTTACAGAAGGAACTCAACCGCTATATCCCAACTGCTGCAGCTTTTGGAGGAATGTGCATTGGTGCATTGACTGTGTTGGCAGATTTCATGGGTGCCATCGGTTCAGGAACTGGAATCCTTCTAGCAGTGACGATCATCTATCAATATTTCGAGACATTTGAGAAGGAGAAAGCAAGTGAGCTTGGTTTCTTTGGCTTTTAA
- the LOC121756285 gene encoding protein GRAVITROPIC IN THE LIGHT 1-like isoform X1: MEPARRRSRIAKTFSRVISLKSSSKNRSNHPGFCLFLPQEKLRCCESHQLEKEDAEEAMEECKTRAAMEAFVAKLFATISTAKAAYAELQLAQFPYNGDAIQCADQAVVDQLKALSELKYSYIKKQIDSSPPHVTLMLAEIQEQQSLMKTYEITMKKMRAEIESKEARIASLQQSLRESVESNKSLEKKMNASGSFSVLDGVRFSDVSPRDFILVLHYALRSVRGFVKLLIREMESANWDIDAAADAIQHDVVFKKRDHKAFVFESFVCREIFSGFNDAGFAVQGGESSVRGETPRQRRDFFFDQFRVLRSVSAINFVKQSPNSFFGKFLKSKYLQLVHPKMEFSFSGNLNQRKMVNSGEFPETEFFKAFAEMGRRIWLLHSLSFSFDRRVSLFQVSRNSKFSEVYMESVMDEALTAADGGVRVAFTVVPGFKVGQTVVQSQVYLFPTDSPAES, translated from the coding sequence ATGGAACCAGCACGGCGCCGCAGCAGAATCGCCAAAACGTTTTCAAGAGTAATCAGTCTCAAATCGAGCTCCAAAAACCGCTCCAACCACCCAGGCTTCTGCCTCTTCCTCCCTCAGGAGAAGCTCCGATGCTGCGAGTCGCATCAACTAGAGAAGGAAGACGCAGAGGAAGCCATGGAGGAGTGCAAAACCCGCGCCGCCATGGAAGCCTTCGTCGCGAAGCTCTTCGCCACCATATCCACCGCCAAGGCCGCCTACGCTGAGCTCCAATTGGCGCAGTTCCCCTACAATGGCGACGCGATCCAGTGCGCCGATCAAGCCGTCGTCGACCAGCTCAAGGCGCTCTCCGAGCTCAAGTACAGCTACATTAAAAAACAGATCGACTCGTCGCCGCCGCACGTGACGCTGATGCTGGCTGAGATCCAGGAGCAGCAGTCGCTGATGAAGACGTACGAGATCACGATGAAGAAAATGAGAGCCGAGATCGAGAGCAAGGAGGCGCGAATCGCGTCGCTGCAGCAGAGCCTCCGAGAATCCGTCGAGAGCAACAAATCGCTCGAGAAGAAGATGAACGCCAGCGGATCCTTCTCCGTTCTCGACGGCGTCCGATTCTCCGACGTCAGTCCTAGAGATTTCATCCTAGTTTTGCACTACGCGTTGAGATCTGTGCGCGGATTCGTGAAGCTATTGATTCGCGAAATGGAGTCGGCAAATTGGGACATCGACGCCGCGGCGGATGCGATCCAGCACGACGTCGTTTTTAAAAAGAGAGATCATAAAGCGTTCGTGTTTGAATCGTTTGTTTGCAGAGAGATCTTCTCCGGTTTCAACGATGCCGGATTCGCCGTCCAAGGCGGCGAATCCTCCGTTCGCGGAGAGACGCCACGTCAGCGCCGCGATTTCTTCTTCGATCAATTTAGGGTTTTGCGATCGGTGAGTGCGATCAATTTCGTGAAGCAAAGCCCTAATTCGTTTTTCGGAAAATTCCTAAAATCGAAATACCTTCAGCTGGTGCATCCGAAAATGGAATTCTCATTCTCCGGCAACCTGAACCAGAGGAAAATGGTGAATTCCGGCGAGTTTCCGGAAACGGAATTCTTCAAGGCGTTTGCGGAGATGGGGAGGAGGATTTGGCTACTGCATAGCTTGTCGTTCTCGTTTGATCGGCGAGTCAGTTTATTTCAAGTGAGCCGGAATTCCAAATTCTCCGAAGTGTACATGGAAAGCGTGATGGATGAGGCTTTAACCGCCGCAGACGGCGGCGTCAGGGTGGCGTTCACGGTGGTTCCTGGTTTTAAGGTCGGGCAGACGGTGGTACAGAGCCAGGTGTATCTCTTCCCAACAGACTCTCCAGCCGAAAGCTAG
- the LOC121756285 gene encoding protein GRAVITROPIC IN THE LIGHT 1-like isoform X2 — MEPARRRSRIAKTFSRVISLKSSSKNRSNHPGFCLFLPQEKLRCCESHQLEKEDAEEAMEECKTRAAMEAFVAKLFATISTAKAAYAELQLAQFPYNGDAIQCADQAVVDQLKALSELKYSYIKKQIDSSPPHVTLMLAEIQEQQSLMKTYEITMKKMRAEIESKEARIASLQQSLRESVESNKSLEKKMNASGSFSVLDGVRFSDVSPRDFILVLHYALRSVRGFVKLLIREMESANWDIDAAADAIQHDVVFKKRDHKAFVFESFVCREIFSGFNDAGFAVQGGESSVRGETPRQRRDFFFDQFRVLRSLVHPKMEFSFSGNLNQRKMVNSGEFPETEFFKAFAEMGRRIWLLHSLSFSFDRRVSLFQVSRNSKFSEVYMESVMDEALTAADGGVRVAFTVVPGFKVGQTVVQSQVYLFPTDSPAES, encoded by the exons ATGGAACCAGCACGGCGCCGCAGCAGAATCGCCAAAACGTTTTCAAGAGTAATCAGTCTCAAATCGAGCTCCAAAAACCGCTCCAACCACCCAGGCTTCTGCCTCTTCCTCCCTCAGGAGAAGCTCCGATGCTGCGAGTCGCATCAACTAGAGAAGGAAGACGCAGAGGAAGCCATGGAGGAGTGCAAAACCCGCGCCGCCATGGAAGCCTTCGTCGCGAAGCTCTTCGCCACCATATCCACCGCCAAGGCCGCCTACGCTGAGCTCCAATTGGCGCAGTTCCCCTACAATGGCGACGCGATCCAGTGCGCCGATCAAGCCGTCGTCGACCAGCTCAAGGCGCTCTCCGAGCTCAAGTACAGCTACATTAAAAAACAGATCGACTCGTCGCCGCCGCACGTGACGCTGATGCTGGCTGAGATCCAGGAGCAGCAGTCGCTGATGAAGACGTACGAGATCACGATGAAGAAAATGAGAGCCGAGATCGAGAGCAAGGAGGCGCGAATCGCGTCGCTGCAGCAGAGCCTCCGAGAATCCGTCGAGAGCAACAAATCGCTCGAGAAGAAGATGAACGCCAGCGGATCCTTCTCCGTTCTCGACGGCGTCCGATTCTCCGACGTCAGTCCTAGAGATTTCATCCTAGTTTTGCACTACGCGTTGAGATCTGTGCGCGGATTCGTGAAGCTATTGATTCGCGAAATGGAGTCGGCAAATTGGGACATCGACGCCGCGGCGGATGCGATCCAGCACGACGTCGTTTTTAAAAAGAGAGATCATAAAGCGTTCGTGTTTGAATCGTTTGTTTGCAGAGAGATCTTCTCCGGTTTCAACGATGCCGGATTCGCCGTCCAAGGCGGCGAATCCTCCGTTCGCGGAGAGACGCCACGTCAGCGCCGCGATTTCTTCTTCGATCAATTTAGGGTTTTGCGATCG CTGGTGCATCCGAAAATGGAATTCTCATTCTCCGGCAACCTGAACCAGAGGAAAATGGTGAATTCCGGCGAGTTTCCGGAAACGGAATTCTTCAAGGCGTTTGCGGAGATGGGGAGGAGGATTTGGCTACTGCATAGCTTGTCGTTCTCGTTTGATCGGCGAGTCAGTTTATTTCAAGTGAGCCGGAATTCCAAATTCTCCGAAGTGTACATGGAAAGCGTGATGGATGAGGCTTTAACCGCCGCAGACGGCGGCGTCAGGGTGGCGTTCACGGTGGTTCCTGGTTTTAAGGTCGGGCAGACGGTGGTACAGAGCCAGGTGTATCTCTTCCCAACAGACTCTCCAGCCGAAAGCTAG
- the LOC121756083 gene encoding ras-related protein RIC2-like, producing MSGYRAEDDYDYLFKVVLIGDSGVGKSNLLSRFTRNEFSLESKSTIGVEFATRSLTVDGKVIKAQIWDTAGQESCIVRELLNLVILLQNCSVAMNFAVYGSCACRF from the exons ATGTCGGGTTACCGAGCAGAAGACGACTACGATTACTTGTTCAAGGTTGTTTTGATAGGCGATTCCGGCGTCGGGAAATCCAACTTGCTTTCTAGGTTTACTCGGAACGAGTTCAGCCTCGAGTCCAAATCAACTATCGGCGTCGAGTTCGCCACCAGAAGTTTGACCGTCGACGGGAAAGTGATCAAGGCTCAGATTTGGGACACTGCGGGCCAAGAGAG TTGTATTGTTCGAGAGTTGCTGAATCTAGTGATATTGCTCCAGAATTGCTCTGTAGCAATGAATTTTGCTGTTTATGGAAGCTGTGCTTGTAGATTTTGA
- the LOC121753824 gene encoding probable WRKY transcription factor 65 — MDTGFNRHRHRHRSVNDFDDSENSNSGGDSPRSSAVSTDTKIASTSSPKRSRRAIQKRVVSVPIKAVGLKQKGDQIGAPPSDSWAWRKYGQKPIKGSPYPRGYYRCSSSKGCPARKQVERSRLDPKMLLVTYYCEHNHNWPVSKAGHHKTAAKNPLSEDEDEDDEDEDEEEEVEKKHRIDPSDQSRHNEVAAAEDSKFGGGGEGMLIQNGEFGWFTDFDCGNWTMLESPMLAEERISADSEMAMIFTMREEDESLFADLGELPECSIVFRRGMVEREAERRRSELAAAACP, encoded by the exons ATGGACACCGGCTTcaaccgccaccgccaccgccaccgttCCGTTAACGACTTCGACGACTCCGAGAACTCCAACAGCGGAGGAGATTCGCCGCGCTCCTCCGCTGTCTCCACTGATACCAAGATCGCTTCCACATCATCTCCCAAAAGAAG TAGGAGAGCCATACAAAAGAGAGTGGTGTCAGTGCCAATCAAGGCCGTTGGATTAAAGCAGAAGGGCGATCAGATCGGTGCTCCGCCGTCCGATTCATGGGCGTGGCGGAAGTACGGCCAAAAGCCGATCAAAGGCTCCCCGTATCCGAG AGGTTATTATAGGTGCAGTAGCTCGAAAGGATGTCCGGCAAGAAAACAGGTGGAGAGGAGCCGATTGGATCCGAAAATGCTACTCGTAACGTATTATTGCGAGCACAACCACAATTGGCCGGTTTCCAAGGCCGGCCACCACAAAACCGCCGCGAAAAATCCGTTAtcggaagatgaagatgaagacgaCGAAGACGAAGACGAGGAAGAAGAAGTAGAGAAGAAACACCGGATCGATCCATCCGATCAGTCTCGTCACAACGAAGTCGCGGCGGCGGAGGATAGCAAattcggcggcggcggagaaggGATGTTGATTCAAAATGGCGAATTCGGATGGTTTACGGATTTCGATTGCGGAAATTGGACGATGCTGGAGAGCCCGATGCTGGCGGAGGAGAGGATTAGCGCCGACAGCGAGATGGCGATGATTTTCACGATGCGGGAGGAGGATGAGTCGCTGTTTGCCGATCTCGGCGAGCTGCCGGAATGCTCCATCGTGTTCCGCCGCGGGATGGTGGAGAGGGAGGCGGAGCGGAGGCGGTCGGAATTGGCAGCCGCCGCATGCCCTTGA